From the Thermococcus sp. MV5 genome, the window GCAGTTCAAACTCCCGTCAGAGTACTACCAATCCCTGACGAAATTCTTAGCAAACTCAAAGAACAAGGTTATATCTTCTATGTGCGACAAATAGTTCCAGCCGGTACATACAACGGAGTGGAGGAAGACACCCCCACTTTAGCTGTTAAGGCCATGCTTGCCGTAAGTGCAGACCTACCAGAAGATACTGTATACCAAATGACAAAAATACTCTTCGAAAACGTTGACCAATTGAGAGCAGTACATCAAAAAGCTCAGCTTATAAGTCTCGAAACAGCTCTGGATGGTATGAGTATACCACTCCATCCAGGAGCTATAAAATACTACGAGGAAAAAGGCCTCAGCGTGCCAGAGGAACTTAAAGGGTGAATCTTTTGAGAGTCTTTCTTTTTTTGCTCCTTTTTCTTGTAGTGTTGTTCATTCCTGTTAATACTCTTGTAATAACCGAGGGTAACCATTCCTATGTTGGATTCCTCGGAGAAAAGGAAATAAAAATCTCATATACTCACAGCGTTCAAAGGAGTGAAATTGTCGAAATCCTTAAGGTGAACAAAAGTGGCATATACGTCACCGAAATGCGATGGAAAGACTTTGGAGCAGGTCTTCCTGAGGATGTTCAATATATGGAAAATGAATATTATGTGAAAAAAGTAAATATTTTCCTTGGAAAAAACCTTGACTTTTGGTTTATTCCACTAAATCAGGTCAAAATTAGCGTGAATGAAGAAGTTATATTGGCACCTGCCAAAGAAACTCTTGTGAACTTTAAGGTGAAAAAATGTCCACTTATGCTAACAGTGATAAGGAGGTGTTAGTATGGAAATCGAAGAGAAATTTGAAAAAGCTGAAGAAATCGTGCTGGAAAAAACAAGAACCCTCACCCCAATGTTAGAAAATGTGATAAAATTCGCTGCAATCATGATAGGTATCTACGAAATATTATTCATATTCAACTTCAACTACACCCTCTATGATCTATTTTCAAAGTTGGGAATAAAAATCAGTCTATTAAAATTAACCTTCCAGACAAAGCAAGGTGAAGCTTTCGTGTTGGCAATGATCCTCCTCATAACGTACCTTCTATATCCAGTAAAGAAAAAGGAAAAGTATCTAGAAAAAGTCCCCTGGTACGACTATCTCCTTGCAATTCTTGGTGTTATCTCATCAATGTACCTGTTCTTTGTGTACCAGAGATACGCCACGTATGCCGAAGTGTACATGACAGACGTTATTTTTGGTATAACTGCAATAATACTAGTTCTTGAAGCCACAAGAAGAGTTCTCGGCTGGGTACTGCCACTTGTAGTTGTGGTATTCCTAATCTATGGAATCAACAACATTGGATTCAACTGGATCAGATTCACTCAACAGCTGTATTTTGACGAAGGAATTTTTGGGATACCGTTCTTCGTTATGACAATTTACGTCTTCGCCTTCGTGTTTTTTGGAGCGTTTCTACTAAAGATTGGCATAAGTGATTATATAACCGAATTCATGATATCCGCTTTTGGAGCTCGCCCCGGAGGCCCAGCTAAGTCAGCAGTTGTTTCAAGTGGGCTCATGGGAACAGTTAGTGGTTCAAGTGTTGCTAACGTCTTGACTACAGGGACATTTACAATACCTTTAATGAAAAAGGCAGGATATCCTCCAGAGGTTGCAGGAGCCGTTGAACCAGTCGCCTCCACTGGAGGACAGCTAATGCCCCCCATTATGGGTGCCGCTGCATTTATTATGGCTGAATTTCTCGGGATACCCTATAACAAGTTGATTATTGCCGCAGTACTTCCCGCTCTTGTTTATTATTCGGCTGTGTACATATTCATCGATTTAGAAACCAAGCGCCT encodes:
- a CDS encoding DUF1850 domain-containing protein, producing MNLLRVFLFLLLFLVVLFIPVNTLVITEGNHSYVGFLGEKEIKISYTHSVQRSEIVEILKVNKSGIYVTEMRWKDFGAGLPEDVQYMENEYYVKKVNIFLGKNLDFWFIPLNQVKISVNEEVILAPAKETLVNFKVKKCPLMLTVIRRC